A genomic window from Glycine max cultivar Williams 82 chromosome 17, Glycine_max_v4.0, whole genome shotgun sequence includes:
- the LOC100815137 gene encoding uncharacterized protein isoform X1, with the protein MELEASNQPKQERSRTRWTASLDKIFADLVVKQIQLGNRPNNVFDKKTWNHIRDEFNRQTDLNFNNNQLRKHLDVLRTRFYNLKSAYDQNNDFVMDDSCCIGFEQWEDIGVQPRNETVKVKDCPIYEQLCTIFIDSAADGKYAQSSHYEELDKSIGADATGFTPCPEAKVSHYVNPSTSKFIPGNISTAEKLTKNSIDRKRKRSCETQTTSLDQDTCNAMAEALLGMVAVSRLRAVVSSVSDDKFSITNCIKALDEIEGIDQQLYFSALDLFENPSLRETFISLKSVKIRLTWLQGKCSKTPFH; encoded by the exons ATGGAACTTGAAGCAAGTAATCAACCCAAGCAAGAGCGTTCAAGGACAAGATGGACAGCATCCCTTGACAAGATATTTGCAGACTTGGTTGTCAAGCAGATTCAACTGGGGAACAGAccaaacaatgtttttgacAAGAAAACATGGAATCACATTCGTGATGAGTTTAATAGGCAAACAGACCTTAATTTCAACAATAATCAATTGAGGAAGCATCTAGATGTTCTTCGGACTCGCTTCTATAATTTGAAATCTGCTTATGATCAAAATAATGACTTTGTAATGGATGATTCCTGTTGCATTGGCTTTGAACAGTGGGAAGATATAGGG GTGCAGCCTAGGAATGAAACTGTTAAAGTGAAAGATTGTCCAATATATGAGCAACTCTGCACAATATTCATAGATTCAGCTGCTGATGGGAAATATGCCCAATCTAGTCATTACGAAGAGTTGGACAAATCTATCGGAGCAGATGCAACTGGCTTTACTCCATGTCCAGAAGCTAAGGTCTCACATTATGTAAACCCATcaacatcaaagtttattcCAGGGAATATCTCAACTGCTGAGAAGCTGACCAAGAATTCTATAGATAGGAAAAGGAAACGATCATGTGAGACGCAAACTACTAGTCTGGATCAAGACACCTGCAATGCTATGGCAGAAGCCTTGTTAGGTATGGTTGCTGTTTCAAGGTTAAGGGCAGTTGTTTCAAGTGTAAGTGATGATAAATTCTCCATAACAAACTGCATTAAGGCTCTAGATGAGATAGAAGGCATTGATCAACAGCTCTATTTTTCTgccctggatctctttgagaaCCCTAGCTTAAGGGAGACATTCATTTCCTTGAAAAGTGTCAAGATACGGTTGACATGGTTACAAGGAAAATGCAGCAAAACTCCCTTCCATTAG
- the LOC100815666 gene encoding protein disulfide-isomerase LQY1, chloroplastic produces MTVLSPSLSRPKLQSSFLCCPLKYSKPTNRNIQPKPTSYPRIRALDLDQNTVVAISVGVVSVAVGIGIPVFYETQIDNAAKRENTQPCFPCNGSGAQKCRFCLGNGNVTVELGGGEEEVSRCINCDGVGSLTCTTCQGSGIQPRYLDRREFKDDD; encoded by the exons ATGACAGTACTGTCTCCTTCTCTTTCTCGGCCTAAGTTGCAATCTTCCTTTCTTTGTTGCCCTCTCAAATATTCTAAGCCTACAAATAGAAATATTCAACCAAAACCCACTTCTTATCCACGCATTAGAGCTTTGGACCTTGATCAAAACACG GTAGTGGCTATAAGTGTAGGTGTTGTTAGTGTGGCTGTTGGGATTGGCATTCCAGTGTTCTATGAAACCCAAATTGATAATGCT GCTAAGCGAGAAAACACACAGCCCTGTTTCCCATGCAATGGATCTGGCGCTC AGAAATGCAGATTTTGCTTGGGAAATGGCAATGTGACAGTTGAACTTGGTGGAGGTGAGGAGGAGGTGTCTCGATGCATAAATTGTGACGGTGTTGGTTCATTGACATGCACAACTTGTCAAGGATCTGGAATTCAACCTCGTTACCTTGACCGCAG AGAATTCAAAGATGATGACTGA
- the LOC100816203 gene encoding HVA22-like protein i, which translates to MIGSFLTWALVMVFGYAYPAYECYKVVEKNKPEIEQLRFWCQYWILVAVLTVCERVGDTFISWVPMYSEAKLAFFIFLWYPKTKGTTYVYDSFFRPYVAKHETEIDRNLLELRTRAGDIAVLYWQRAFSYGQTRIYDILQFVAAQSTPAPRPAQPRPGVRGVRQQAPAKPAAAAEPQVEEPPSPTSSTSSSQLQREVEEELGSSPQVPKAPTSVTGLSNQKTPVAGVSTQKSAGASLSTQKSTGASLSTQKSNVAPETTNQSAPAEAEPKQIEAAPSSAKENGNSPPTSTKETLMEESIRVTRGRLRKTRSAGTR; encoded by the exons ATGATAGGATCCTTTCTGACCTGGGCCCTTGT GATGGTTTTTGGCTATGCTTATCCAGCTTATGAATGCTATAAAGTGGTTGAAAAGAATAAGCCGGAAATTGAACAACTTCGCTTTTGGTGCCAGTATTG GATTTTGGTGGCTGTTTTGACAGTATGTGAGAGAGTTGGTGATACTTTTATATCATG GGTCCCAATGTACAGTGAAGCTAAGTTGGCATTTTTCATATTTCTGTGGTATCCTAAAACTAAG GGAACAACATATGTGTATGACTCCTTCTTCAGACCATATGTTGCGAAACATGAGACAGAAATTGATCGCAACTTATTGGAACTAAGGACAAGGGCAGGGGATATTGCAGTTTTGTATTGGCAAAGAGCTTTCAGTTATGGTCAGACTAGAATATATGACATTTTGCAATTTGTTGCTGCACAATCGACTCCAGCTCCTCGACCTGCTCAG CCACGACCGGGTGTGAGGGGGGTTCGTCAACAGGCACCTGCAAAACCAGCTGCTGCAGCAGAACCACAAGTTGAGGAACCTCCATCTCCTACCTCTAGCACATCTTCAAGTCAGCTCCAGAGGGAGGTAGAAGAGGAATTGGGTTCTTCTCCACAAGTTCCTAAAGCACCCACATCTGTAACAGGTTTAAGTAACCAGAAAACTCCTGTAGCAGGTGTAAGTACTCAGAAGTCTGCTGGAGCAAGTTTAAGTACTCAGAAGTCTACTGGAGCAAGTTTGAGTACTCAGAAGTCTAATGTTGCACCTGAAACAACCAACCAATCTGCACCAGCAGAGGCAGAGCCAAAACAAATTGAAGCAGCTCCATCTTCAGCAAAAGAAAATGGGAACTCTCCTCCTACTTCTACAAAAGAGACCTTAATGGAAGAAAGCATTCGAGTTACACGTGGTAGACTAAGAAAAACCCGATCAGCAGGAACTCGCTAG
- the LOC100783601 gene encoding tRNA (adenine(58)-N(1))-methyltransferase non-catalytic subunit trm6, producing the protein MCESSSSRVTWEGCSVLLDINDGDRLVFARLSPAAKLKIGNKNCSLQPLIGCPFGTVFQVDGPFLSPAQVNGNNAEEVRDGQVSVESRDKVNNDNNPEEVRDGRANVDSRDNRALVDNNTAQSLTGEDIEAMRRQGAGGNEIIEALIANSATFEKKTSFSQEKYRLKKQKKYAPKVLMRRPVARSICEAYFKKYPSKIGFLRVDTLSLLLSMGNVSSNSDILVVDMVGGLLTGAVAERLGGTGFVCNSYIGQAPYSMDIVRIFNLSDEICKRIVRSPISDLLSQKESPEQTLQPDDACNVESQSNDQISASTSMEDISHSSENGISDLGAENTEPAKEVWKAPKAGERAQKEIIDLWKENGFSSLIIAAPELDTWTLVRDILPLLADSAPFAIYHQYLQPLATCMHNLQLEKMAIGLQITEPWLREYQVLPSRTHPCMQMSSFGGYILSGTKICSTE; encoded by the exons ATGTGTGAAAGTAGTAGTAGCAGAGTCACATGGGAAGGTTGCAGCGTCTTGCTCGACATCAACGACGGTGACCGTCTCGTTTTCGCTCGTCTCTCCCCCGCTGC aAAATTGAAGATTGGGAATAAGAACTGCTCTCTGCAACCGTTAATTGGCTGTCCCTTCGGTACTGTTTTTCAAGTCGATGGACCTTTCCTCTCTCCCGCACAAG TTAATGGTAATAATGCTGAAGAAGTAAGAGATGGTCAAGTAAGTGTCGAGTCCAGGGACAAagttaataatgataataatccTGAAGAAGTGAGAGATGGTCGAGCAAATGTTGATTCGAGGGACAATCGTGCCTTGGTTGACAATAACACGGCACAGAGCCTGACTGGTGAGGATATAGAAGCCATGCGAAG ACAGGGTGCGGGAGGTAATGAAATAATTGAAGCTCTCATTGCCAATAGTGCAACATTCGAGAAGAAAACATCATTCTCACAG GAGAAATATAGACTTAAGAAGCAGAAGAAATATGCACCAAAAGTACTTATGAGGCGTCCTGTTGCTCGAAG TATATGTGAGGCCTATTTTAAGAAGTATCCATCTAAAATTGG ATTCTTGCGGGTGGACACATTGTCCCTTCTACTTTCCATGGGTAATGTTTCTTCAAATTCTGACATTCTTGTAGTTGATATGGTTGGTGGCCTTCTTACTGGTGCTGTGGCAGAACGTTTAGGAG GTACTGGTTTTGTATGCAACTCATATATTGGGCAGGCACCATATTCCATGGATATTGTGAGGATATTTAACTTAAGTGATGAAATCTGCAAGAG AATTGTACGGTCTCCCATTTCTGACTTGTTATCACAAAAAGAATCACCTGAACAAACTCTGCAACCTGATGATGCGTGCAATGTGGAAAGCCAGTCAAAT GATCAAATATCTGCATCGACCAGCATGGAGGATATCTCTCATTCATCGGAAAATGGAATTTCTGATCTTGGGGCTGAGAATACTGAACCTGCTAAAGAAGTTTGGAAAGCTCCAAAGGCCGGAGAAAGGGCGCAAAAAGAAATCATTGACTTGTGGAAGGAAAATGGTTTTTCTAG TCTAATTATTGCTGCACCAGAGTTGGATACTTGGACATTGGTTAGAGATATCTTGCCCCTTTTAGCAGACTCTGCTCCATTTGCTATTTATCACCAATATCTTCAG CCTCTTGCAACTTGCATGCACAATTTACAGCTTGAGAAAATGGCTATTGGATTGCAAATAACAGAGCCTTGGCTGCGTGAATACCAG gTACTTCCATCTAGAACTCACCCATGCATGCAAATGAGCTCATTTGGGGGCTACATTCTCAGTGGGACTAAGATATGCAGCACAGAATGA
- the LOC100816726 gene encoding uncharacterized protein translates to MALLTSLPEQSSSTPKRHHKRKPQQQQQQQKQKPASSWDQIKNLLTCKQIEGSRVHDPSKVVSGYSKLGSSCSSICSFRDVVHGNTRVVHRSDNSSPESSSLGQETNGLLTRKPVTTTTTTTTRSSAKSHGGATYTSSSSSRGMQFRKLSGCYECHMIIDPSRLPIARSTVCACSHCGEVFPKMESLELHQAVRHAVSELGPEDSGRNIVEIIFKSSWLKKDNPICKIERILKVHNTQRTIQRFEECRDTVKNRALGSTKKNPRCAADGNELLRFHCTTLTCALGARGSSSLCASVHGSCGVCTIIRHGFQGGSCGGGSGDHGKAKGVRTTASSGRAHDSVVCGDATRRAMLVCRVIAGRVKRVVEDAPSEEEHVSVASYDSVAGYAGIYSNLEELVVFNPKAILPCFVVIYKVPSC, encoded by the exons ATGGCTCTCCTAACTTCCTTACCTGAACAGTCCTCCAGTACCCCCAAACGCCACCACAAGCGCAaaccccaacaacaacaacaacaacagaaacAGAAACCAGCTTCCTCATGGGACCAAATCAAGAACCTCTTAACCTGCAAACAGATCGAAGGGTCGAGAGTGCATGACCCTTCAAAAGTGGTAAGTGGGTACTCGAAGCTAGGGTCATCTTGCAGCTCCATATGCAGCTTCAGAGATGTGGTTCATGGGAACACACGTGTTGTGCACAGGTCTGATAACTCCTCACCAGAGAGTAGTTCTCTGGGTCAGGAAACTAATGGGTTACTCACTAGGAAACCtgttactactactactactactactactcgCTCTTCTGCAAAATCACACGGTGGAGCAACCTACACGTCATCATCATCTTCCAGAGGCATGCAATTCAGGAAGCTTTCTGGGTGTTATGAATGTCACATGATCATTGACCCTAGCAG GTTGCCAATTGCGAGGAGCACTGTGTGTGCTTGTTCTCACTGTGGTGAGGTCTTCCCTAAAATGGAAAGTTTGGAGCTTCATCAAGCTGTTCGTCATGCTG TTTCGGAGCTAGGTCCGGAGGATTCGGGTCGGAACATAGTGGAAATAATCTTCAAGTCGAGTTGGTTGAAGAAGGACAACCCGATATGCAAGATCGAACGGATACTAAAAGTGCACAACACCCAACGCACCATCCAACGGTTCGAGGAGTGCAGGGACACCGTAAAGAACCGTGCGCTGGGCAGCACCAAGAAAAACCCCAGGTGCGCAGCAGACGGCAACGAACTCTTGCGGTTCCACTGCACCACCTTAACGTGCGCACTGGGCGCACGTGGCTCCTCCTCCCTCTGCGCCTCCGTACATGGCAGTTGCGGTGTCTGCACCATCATCAGGCACGGTTTCCAAGGTGGTAGTTGCGGCGGCGGCAGTGGAGACCACGGGAAGGCGAAGGGCGTGAGGACCACCGCCAGCAGCGGTAGGGCCCACGACTCTGTTGTGTGCGGTGACGCCACGCGCAGGGCTATGCTTGTGTGTCGCGTGATCGCTGGAAGAGTGAAGCGCGTGGTCGAAGACGCGCCGTCCGAGGAGGAACACGTGTCGGTTGCGTCGTATGATTCCGTTGCTGGGTACGCTGGAATCTACTCGAATCTCGAGGAACTTGTTGTTTTCAATCCAAAGGCTATCCTTCCTTGTTTCGTAGTCATTTACAAAGTCCCTTCGTGTTAG